The following proteins are co-located in the Gordonia polyisoprenivorans genome:
- a CDS encoding putative quinol monooxygenase, giving the protein MSAVIVVATISPQSGKEEEVRAAILTAIDKVHQEPGCELYALHQSATGNEFVMIEKWESADALQVHGGAPALTELGAAIGGLLSGPLDVKTFTAVPAGDPGKGAL; this is encoded by the coding sequence ATGTCCGCAGTGATCGTGGTGGCGACGATTTCCCCGCAATCCGGTAAGGAAGAGGAGGTCCGTGCGGCCATCCTGACCGCGATCGACAAGGTGCACCAGGAGCCGGGCTGCGAGCTGTACGCATTGCACCAGTCGGCGACAGGCAACGAGTTCGTGATGATCGAGAAGTGGGAATCCGCCGACGCTCTCCAGGTCCACGGCGGTGCCCCGGCGCTGACCGAACTCGGAGCCGCGATTGGCGGATTGCTGTCCGGTCCGCTCGACGTCAAGACCTTCACCGCGGTGCCTGCGGGTGATCCGGGCAAGGGCGCCCTCTGA
- a CDS encoding alpha/beta fold hydrolase: protein MTPPHDAEPVEISVGKGSVTIVGDRWGARGESAPIVMLHGGGQTRHSWDRSAQALAEQGREVYAFDSRGHGDSSWAPDGNYALDGFVHDLVAILATLPAKPVLIGASLGGITSLCVAGEHPDLALALVMVDVVIDVEPQGIDRIKTFMTDHIDGFASLEEVADAIAAYNPTRRRPKNLDGLRKNVRLREDGRWYWHWDPAFIASDDDEPRRHTDPARLTAAARQVTVPTLIVRGGKSDVVSDSGIASMKALVPQVEIADVSAAGHMVAGDDNQVFAGAIEEFLARHQL, encoded by the coding sequence ATGACTCCCCCGCATGATGCCGAGCCAGTAGAGATCTCCGTCGGCAAGGGCTCTGTAACCATCGTCGGCGACCGGTGGGGCGCTCGGGGCGAGTCAGCTCCGATCGTCATGCTCCACGGTGGCGGTCAGACCAGGCATTCGTGGGATCGGAGCGCGCAAGCGCTGGCCGAGCAGGGGCGCGAGGTGTACGCCTTCGATTCCCGGGGGCATGGTGACAGTTCGTGGGCGCCCGATGGCAACTATGCGCTCGACGGCTTCGTCCACGATCTTGTCGCGATACTCGCCACCCTGCCGGCCAAGCCGGTGCTGATCGGCGCGTCGCTGGGTGGGATCACCAGTCTGTGCGTGGCCGGCGAGCATCCCGACCTCGCCTTGGCGCTGGTGATGGTGGATGTGGTCATCGATGTGGAACCCCAGGGGATCGACCGGATCAAGACGTTCATGACCGACCACATCGACGGCTTCGCGTCGCTGGAGGAGGTCGCCGATGCGATCGCCGCCTACAACCCGACACGTCGACGCCCCAAGAACCTCGACGGGCTGCGCAAGAACGTCCGGCTCCGTGAGGACGGCCGCTGGTACTGGCACTGGGACCCGGCGTTCATCGCCTCCGATGACGACGAGCCACGCCGGCACACCGATCCGGCTCGACTGACCGCGGCGGCACGCCAGGTCACGGTCCCCACGTTGATCGTGCGCGGCGGAAAGTCGGACGTGGTCAGCGATTCCGGAATCGCGTCCATGAAAGCCCTTGTCCCGCAGGTGGAGATCGCCGACGTCAGTGCGGCCGGACACATGGTCGCCGGTGACGACAATCAGGTGTTCGCCGGTGCGATCGAGGAGTTCCTGGCGCGGCATCAGCTCTGA